In the genome of Luteitalea pratensis, the window CCGTTACGAGCGACGGGACGCGGGTGAAGCGGTACACACCCCGCTATGCCGCTCCGGAGGTCGTCCGCGGCGCGACGCCGACGCGACCCTCCGACGTCTACAGCCTCGGCGTCCTGATCGACGACGTCATCGACGGCTGCCGCGAGGCGGATGCGCCGCTGCCGGCGCCGCTGGCCGCGGCGCTCGCGCAGGTGGCACGTCAGGCGCGGGCTGCCGATGCCGACGCCCGACCGCGTGACGGCGCCGCCCTGGCCGCGCTCATCCCGGCTGACGAGGCCCGGGCCACGTCCTGGGCACATTGGCGGATGGTGGCCCTGACGACCCTGGTCGTCTGTGCCTCCTGTGTCGCTGGTGGCGTCGCGGTCGTCGGCGACAAGGTCTCGGCCTCGACGATGCCGATCATTGCCGTCGTGCCGAGGGTCGATGCCGACGCGTTCTCTACGGTCTCGGCTGGCGCAGCGGATCTGCTCAGGGCCGGACTCGCGCCGCTCACCAGGGCACGACTGGCCAAGGGCGAGGTGCCGCCCTTCCAGGACAACGTGCCAGACCTCGTCAAGCGGCTGCGCGATCAGGGCCTGTCGCACGTCCTGGTTCCAACGGTCGCGCCTGTCGGTTCGGGGGTCCGCATGAGCGTGGTCATCTACCTGGCCCGGGACGGGACCATCGTGAAGACCATCACCCGTCATGGCCAGCTCGATGCCATGGGCACGCTGGCTCGCGCGGTGGCCGCTCAGGTGCGGACCTGGCTCGGCGAACCCTCACCCGTGTTGCGCGAGGTCGCGCCGGCGTTCCAGCCGAGCCCGGAGGCCCTCGAGTACTACTCGCAGGCCCGGGTGTACAGCGAGCGCCCGGACAAGCCGGGCTCGCTCGCCCAGGCGCGACGGCTGCTGGAGCAGGTCGTGGCGATGCAGCCGGCGTACGCCGAGGCGTACGCCGAACTGGCGAGAGTGCTGCTCATGCAGTATTCGGTCACTCCTGCGCCCGAGCTCGTGATCAGGGCCCAGGATGCACTCGTGGAGGCGCAGCGACAGGGCGGCGACCTCGAGGACGTGCTCCTCGGTCATGCCCTGGTCAAGCAGGTCACCGGCCGCCCTGACGAGGCCGTGCCGTACCTGCACCGCGTGCTCGATCAGGCACCCGACAACGATCGGGCGCTGCGATTGCTTGGCCGCATCGACGTCACGCGTGGGCGCACCGAGGCCGGGCTCGACCTGCTCCGGCGAGCTGTCAGGGTTCGCCCGAGCTTCAACAACTACCGGGCCCTGGGTACAGCGCTGCATGGGGAGGGGCGGTATGACGAGGCGCTGGTGGCGTTCGAGCGGCTCGCGGTGCTGCAGCCCGACAATCCGTGGAGCCACCAGATGATCGGGACGACGTACCAGTTGATGGGCAAGGACGATCTCGCGCTCGCAGCGTACGAGCGATCGCTCAACGTGCGCCGTACCGCCTACTCCCTGACCAACTTCGCGACCATCCTGTACGGGCGAGGAGACCTGCAACAGGCCGAACGCTACTATGCCGAGGCCGTAGCCCTCGAGCCAGAAAACCCGCTGCTTCACCGCAACCTCGGCGACGCCCAACTCCAGCGCGGTCGGCGGGACGCGGCGCATGAGACCTACGGCAAGGCGCTCGCCGCGGCCGATGCCCTGCTCAAGGTGAACGCCGCTGACACCGTGGCCATGGGCAATGCCTCGTACGCGGCGGCGCGTCGCGGCGAGTGCGACGTGGCCCTCGCTTACGCCGAACGACTGGCCGTCATCGCACCGACACTGGTGCGGGCGCTCACCAACCGCGCCAATGCCAATGCGTTGTGTGGACGGCACGCGGCGAGCGCCGCGATCCTGAAGGCCCTCAAGACGCGCGGCCGCGCGCCATCGGCCGTGCTCGAGAAAGACGTATGGAAAGCAGTCGAAGGTCTGCCGGAGTATCAGGGTCTCGAAGGCCTCTGACGAGGGTACGACCGACGCAGCGTTCGCTTGACACGGCCACGACGTTCGGACCATAAGTAAGGTCCCTCCTACAAACGAGAGTTGCCCCGGCGTGTATCGGGCGAGATGTTCTGTACCTTCGTTGCCAGCGTGGCAAGGAAATAGCTGACGGTGACGGCGCAGCCGACGCTCGCGGGGAGGAAGTCCCTGGGTGGATGGCCGACGGCACTGGCACGCGGGTGCGAGGCACGCCGGACTCGTCGATGAGCCGATCGGCGTCGTCGCTACGCGTAACGGGTGGCGGCACGTTCACGCAGGTGTTCCAGAACGGGCCAACCGGTGGCACATGTCCTGGCGTCACGGCCGGGCGCCGCCCAACTGGAGGAGTGTCCATGACCGTCACATCGCGCGTTTCCACGCTTGTCTTCCGTTCCGGCCTGTATCTGCTGCTCGCCCTTGGCGCGGCCGCATGCTCCGGTCACCGAATCCTGGTGCAGAAACCAGAGCAGGTGATCTGCGTGAGCGACGAAGGGACGGTTCGCGCGTGTCTCGTCACCGATCCCGGCGATGGCAAGATCACCAAGAACATCCCCATCGGCAATACGGGGTGTTACTGGTTCAATCTGATCGAGAACCCGGGGGAGAAGAACAAGCAGTTCAGGCGCGAGGCCACAGGCCGCCCGCGCCAGTTCACGTTCCTGGTCGTCAACCAGTGCGCGGCGTCTGTCGACGTCAGGTTCGACATCGCCAAGAAGAGGACCGTCGATCTGGAGTTCCTCGACGGGCCAGTTCGCGCGGATGCCGGCGCCCAAGGGCCTTGCGAGGTGGTGCCAAAGCAGACGGCAGAGCCGGGCGCTCCGAAAGAAGGGGAACCGAAGGGGCCCGATCATTTCAGGCAACTGCGCCAGGGCCCGATCGCGGCCAAAAGCGACGTCAGTGTGCAGTGCCACACCTTGCCCTACCCACACAAGCTCATTGGCGGCAGGAGGCTGCGTCGAACGTTCAATCTGGTGGCGACGGGATACGACGGCAAGCCAATCACGGAGGTCCCGTTCGATCCGGACGTGGAGCTGGAAAAGGCCGGCAGCACCCCGTAGGTCACTGCACGTCGCCGGCGGCGTCCGGCCCGTGAGCGCCGCTGGACACCGACGCGGCTTCCGGGGTCTCATACCTCCGCATGGAGCGCCAGTACCACCAGTGGTTTTCGCCCCGCCTCGGCTTCGACATGGGGCTCGTCTCGTACGGCCACTACGGCACGCCGCTGCTCGCCTTTCCGACGAGCGGCGGCGATGAGTGGGAGATGGAGGGTCAGGGCATGATCCGCACCCTCTCGCCGTACATCGAGCAGGGGCGCATCAAGGTCTTCGGCGTGCGCTCGGTGTCCGACGCGTCCTTCTACAACCGCGGCGCCCACCCGTTCCACCGCAGCTGGATGCAGAAGCAGTACGACGAGTACATCCGCTGGGAGGTCGTGCCGTTCATCCACGACCACTGCAAGGGCATCCCGCCCATCGCCGTCATGGGCGCCTCGCTCGGCGCGTACCATGCCGCCAACAGTGCCTTCAAGCACCCCGACACCTTCAAGTGGTGCTTCGCGATGTCGGGCGTGTACGACATGCGCCGCTTCATGGACGGGATGTACGACGACAACTTCTACTTCAACAACCCGATGGACTACCTCGGGGCGACGACCGATCCCTGGTTCTACCAGCAGATCGCCACCTCGCAGGTACACCTCGCCACCGGCTCCGGCGCGTGGGAGAAGCCGGAAGAGACCTACCGCTTCGCCGCGCTGCTGCGTCACCGCAACATCCCGCACCACCTCGATGACTGGGGCCCGCAGGGCGGGCACGACTGGCCGTACTGGCACCACATGATGTGGGAGTACATTGGGCGAACCTTCTAGAATTGCAGGAATTGCAGAATTTCAGGATTGCAGGACCATCAGGAAGTCGAGTTGCTGACTGTGGTCGTGCAATTCTGAAATTCTGAACGTTTGAAATTCTGCAATTCTGAAATGGTGTTCAAGGGCGCGCAGCGACCCTGAACGCCGGCACTTGTCCACCGCCGCTCGTGACGTTGGCGAGACCCGACGCGCTGAGGCGGGTCAGGAACCCGCACACCTTGCCGCGGAAGATGTAGGGCGCGCAGTCGACCAGCATGTCGCGGTTGGTCACCCGGTGCGGGTTGTTCTCGACCATCGGGAACGGTTCACGCCTGATGGGGATCCGCTCCTGCACGATCCACGATCCGCCCGGCGCCGCGAGCGCCGCGCGCAGCGTGGTGTCCCAGGCTGCCTCGTCGGTCTCCCACCCGAGCGTCACGCCATGACCGCCGAAGTCGTCGGTCGGCTTGAGCACGAGCCGATCGCGCTGGTCGCGAATGAACGCGGCCAGGTCGACGTCGTCGCCCCCGCTGTTGCGAGTGCGGCGTTCTGCCACGACGCGGGTCCATGGCACGTGGGCGCGGATGACGGCGTGCTCGTCGGCGCTGAAGCGTGCCGCGTGTGCCTCGTCGGTGAGCACCGCGAAGAACGACTTCTTGTGCGGGATCTTGCAGCGGAAGGTGTTGGCCACGCACGCGAGGCGATCGCGGTAGGCCTGCACGAGCACGCGCGTGTCGTCGGGGCGCGCGACGAGGTCGTTCACGAGCGCACGCCGATACACCAGGTCCACTGCCTGGCCGTACACCACCAGCCGGCCGTTCACGAGCTCCAGATCGCGTGGGTCGGCGATCAGCGTCGGCACGCCACAGGCCGTGAACCGGTGGGCGAGGATCTCGAACTCGCTCCACGTCGGCACGCCCCGGAAGTCGGTGATGACGATCCGTGGCGCTGGCGCGGTGCCGCCCCAGTCGCGGTAGCTCGCGATCAACGCCTCGAGCATCGTGTCCATCATCAGGTACGGCTGCGCATCGAAGTGCTCGCGGAACCGGTCCATGATCGGCAATTGCTCGAACACCGCGGCGAGCGTCTCGGTGTAGCCGAAGCCTGCCGGTGACTCGGCGTTGTACTCGGCAAACATCAGCGAGTGGGGCAGGAGGAACGAATCCAGGCGGCTGGCCGTGCTGGCGTACGCGTAGCCGGGATCGATCGCGACCATCGCCCGCTCCGCATCCGACAGGCCGAACGCGCCGAGCAGCGCTTCGTCTTTCATTGCCTCGCGGATGATCCGCTCGGCGACGAGGGCGATGACTTCACACGCCGCCCGCTGGCGCGCCTCACCGTGTGCGTCCATGAAGAGCGGACGCAGGAACGGACAGCTCAGGCGATCGCCGAACATCAGGCGTGCGTCACGCATGTGCTGCGCATGCGCGTCCCAGTACGCCTCGGTGAGCTCGCCGCCCTGCCCGAGCAGCGACATCCAGGTCTGAATCGGATCGGGCATCGGGTCTCGGCTATTTCATCCAGCATCACTGACCGTCAACCTGAAGGTCAACGGCTACAGACGGGCCCGGAGGGCTCCCGACGTCATTTCGCCTCGGCGTTGCGCGGTGTCGGTGCAATCGCGACTTGGCTCGCCATTCGACGGCTCCGCCGAGGGTCGTAGGGGTCGACCTTCAGGTCGACACGAAGGAATCTAGTGAACGGTCGACACGAAGGAATCTACGGAACGGGAGAGCCGACGAAACCCGACGCCGAGCCCAGGCCGAGCATCTGTTCCCACTTCGGGAACATGTTGCTTTGGTGTCCGTTCAGCGCCCGGTCGATGCAGAGCCGCGCCATCTTGTCGACGACCATCTCGAAGTAGAACGGCGTGATCCGATCACGTTCGAAATCGGGCGCCGGGTTGAGGAAGTCGATCGCGTACGGGACGTCGTTCTCGATCCCGAACTCGATCGTGTTCATCTCGTAGCCGAGGGCCTCGTTGATCGTCTGCGCGTCCTTGACCACGCGTGCGCCGACCTCGGCAGACAGATAGTCGTGCTGGATGAGGTATTGGCGCGCATGCGGGTCGTACACCACCGGCAGGATGTCGTGCTTGCCGAACGTGAAGCAGCGGACGTACTTGTCGAAGTGGACGAACTGCTGCAGCGTCATGCAGTACGGCGCCGTGCCGTCGTAGGCCGCCAGCAGTTCCTCGCGCGTATGCACCTTGTACACATGCTTCCAGCCACCACCCGAGAACGGCTTCAGGATGGCCGGCCGCCCCGTGTAGTCGAGCAACCCGTCCCAGTCGAGCGGGTATCCCATGTTGCGCAACGACGCCGGCTGGATGTCGACGTCCTGGGGATACGCCTTCTGCGGCAACAGCACCGTGCGCGGGATCGCCACGCCGAGCCGCGCCATCAACGCGTAGTTGAAGAATTTGTCGTCGGCGGTCCACCAGAACGGGTTGTTGATCACGTAGGTGCCGCTGAGCACGGCCAGCTTGAGGAAGCCGCGGTAGTACTCCACCTCGTGCGAGATGCGATCGACGATGACCTTGTAGCGCTGCGGCTCGTCCATCGGTGAGCCGCTGAGCGTCACGTACTCGGCCGTGATGCCGTGCGCCTGTCCGAGCTGGTTGACCTTGTCGATGAATGCCGGTGGAAAGCTGTACTCGCGACCGACCAGCAGCCCGATTTTCATGATCTCGTCTCCCCGCGAAACGCGGCAGTCTACCATGCCAGCGTACGCCATCCGGCGCAGGCGCGCGGCGTGACCGTGCCTCGTGGGGACTTCCTATTGATAGGAGAAATTCGGCGGAACGCCGGTGCGATACGAAGAGTCCCAGCGGCCGGCAAGCCGGGACCAGGTACGCAGCGAACGGTCGGGCCCTCCCTCCCTTCCGCTCACTCACGCGCCCGATCCCGGGATACCGTCCACTGGACGACCCTTCTAATCCCAGTAAACGACGGCCCCTGCCAAACCGAACACGCGCTCGCGCGATCGGTGAAGCACCGGCGAGGGCGTCGTCACGCCGATGACACAGAGGCGTCGCCACCTGCCGGGACCTGCTGCACGGCCTGCCGGCTCGCTACACTAGACGCGTGTCGATTGCAGCTCGCGCCCCTCGCGGCGCACTCTCCCCGGACCTCTTCGACGTCAGCCCCGAGTCCATCGCGGCCCATCTCGAGGACGCCGCACATTACCCGGGCGGCCATGCCGACGCGGTGGCTCGACCGCGAACCGAGACCGATGTCGCTGCCGTCCTTGCCGACGGGCGTTCCGTCCTCGCCGTCGGTGCCCAGTCTTCTCTGACCGGCGGCGCGACGCCAAGCGGAGCCATCGTCCTCTCCACCGCTCGGTTGACCGCCATCGAGACGCCCGTCGACGGCCTGGTGAAGGTCGGCGCGGGCGTCGTACTGGCGACATTGCTCGAGGACCTGTCCCGACATGGCGTCGACTTCCCGCCAGTGCCAACCTTTCTCGGCGCAACGGTCGGCGGCATCGTCGCCACCAACGCGGCCGGGGCGGCGACCTTCAAGTACGGCACCACCCGGGAGTGGATCGACGGCCTTACCGTCGTGTTTGCGGGTGGCGACGTCATCGACATCCGTCGCGGCGATCACATCCTCGATGACTCGTGGACGTTCGTCATCGACGGACCGGCGGGTTCTCGTGTCGTGCCCGTGCCGACATACGTGATGCCTGACGTGGTCAAGCGGTCGGCGGGCTACCATGCCGCGCCGGGCATGGACCTCGTGGACCTGTTCATCGGGGCCGAGGGGACGCTGGGGATCATCACCGCGGCCGTGCTGCGGTTGCAGGCCGCGCGAGCAGGCCTCTGCTACGCCCTGGTCCCGCTCGTCGATGAACCGCGCGCCCTCGCATTGGTCGCGGAGTTGCGCGATGCATCGCGCGAGACGTGGCGGTCGGGCGACGCGGCCGGGATCGATGTCGCGGCCATCGAGCACATGGACGGCCGGTCGCTGCAAATCCTCGCGGAGGATGGGGCGGACCGCAAGTACGAGGTCACCTGGCCCGCGTCTGCGGGACTTCTGTTGCTGATCCAGCTCGAATTGCCGCTGCTCACGCAGGAGCAGGCGTACGAGCAGATCAGCGCCGCCCTCGACGAGGATGCGCCAGACACACCGCTGGCGCGCTTCTGTCGTGTGCTCGATCGGCACGGCGTGCTCGACGACACGGAACTGGCGTTGCCGGGCGATCGCAGGCGGGCCGAACAGTTGCTCGGCGTCCGCGAGGCCGTGCCCGCCGGCGTCAACGCCCGCGTCGGGCGCGCCAAGCGCGACATCGACGCACGTATCGCCAAGACCGCGGCCGACATGGTCGTGCCCTTCGAGCAGTTCGGCGAGATGATGGACATCTACCGCGCCGGCTTCGCGCGCCGCGGCCTCGACGTGGCGACATGGGGACACGTCTCGGACGGCAACGTGCACCCCAACGTGCTGCCGCGGAGCTACGAGGACGTCGAAGCCGGCAAGGCGGCGATCCTCGAGTTCGGGGTCGAAGTGGCCCGCCTCGGCGGATGCCCGCTGGCCGAGCACGGCGTCGGCCGCCATCCCGTCAAGCAGGCGCTGCTGCGACAGCTCTACGGCGAGACGGGCATCGATCAGATGCGCGCCGTCAAGCGTGCGCTCGATCCGCAGGGGCAACTGGCACCGGGCGTGCTGTTCAGCTGACGCGGCCGCGGCCGAGGCCTTGCATTTCGCTTGGCTGCTGCCCCTTCGCCCAAGATCCGGCCCTCGTGTCGCTGCCGGATCCTCGGGTAGGTGCCGGACTTTGTCCGGCAGTCTGCGCGCCCGCGTCGACGCCCCTACCCGCCGGGGCGCGTGATCCATTACAAGGGGACGTGCGCAATCGACGCCTCCTCGTCGCCTCCTCCGCGGTCGTGGCAGGCCTCGGCCTCGCGGCCGCCTGCTCGCGGGTCTCGGCTCCCGGCAATTCCGCGGCGACATCCGCTAGCGATCCCGTCGGCTTCGTCGCGAAGGCCAACGCGACCCTCCTCGAGCAGGCCGGCACGCTCGCTCGCGCGCAGTGGGTCGCCGCAAACTTCATCACCGAGGACACCGAGCAGATTTCCGCCGCGGCGACGGCCGATTACGTCGCCACATCGATGCGCCTTGCCAAGCAGGCCGCCAGTTACGGCACCACCGGCGGCGGGAATGCCGACGTCGCGCGCCAGTTGCTGCTGCTCAAGCTTGCCGCCAGCCCGCTCCCTGCACCGGCAGACGATGCGCTCCAGAAGGAACTCACCCGCATCGTCGCCGGCATGGAAGCCGCTTACGGACGCGGCAGGTACTGCCCACCGGGCAAGGAATGCCAGACGATCGACGACCTGAGTCGCCTGATGGCGAGCAACCGCGATCCGAAAGTGCTCCTCGACGCATGGGAGGGGTGGCATGCCATCGGGACACCGCTGAAACAGCCGTACGAACGATTCGCGCAACTGGGCAACCAGGGCGCGAAGGAACTCGGGTTCGCCGATCTCGGTGCTTTCTGGCGCGCGGGCTACGACATGCCGCCCGACGACTTCGCGAAGGAAGTCGATCGGCTGTGGGCGCAGGTCAAGCCGCTCTACGATCAGTTGCACGCGCACGTGCGACGTCGCCTCGCCGCGAAGTACGGTACGGACGTCGTGCCGCTCGATGGCCCGATCCCCGGACACCTGCTCGGCAACATGTGGGCGCAGCAATGGGGCAACATCTACGACCTCGTCGGCCCGCCGGGCCGTGCCCCCGGCTACGACCTCGCCGGGTTGCTGAAGGCGAAGAAGACCGACGCCATCGGCATGGTGAAGTACGGCGAGGGCTTCTTCACCTCGCTCGGTTTCGCGTCGCTGCCCGAGAC includes:
- a CDS encoding serine/threonine-protein kinase, with amino-acid sequence MTMDMTPERWAAIKRVLDELLSMGPSEREAFLRRFDDSFRRDVTALLAADPRFLEHLLPTEMGGEDEVAEVLVGRYRIERALGRGGMGAVHLAHDLLLNRPVAVKRLRDQWLEEADAMRSLVAEGRALAALDHPHIARVQDVLETSPPALVMEFVEGSTLEAWLKEGQPAAAVLAAIHQIVDAVAYAHRRGIVHCDIKPRNVLVTPESQVKIIDFGIALMWAVVETVTSDGTRVKRYTPRYAAPEVVRGATPTRPSDVYSLGVLIDDVIDGCREADAPLPAPLAAALAQVARQARAADADARPRDGAALAALIPADEARATSWAHWRMVALTTLVVCASCVAGGVAVVGDKVSASTMPIIAVVPRVDADAFSTVSAGAADLLRAGLAPLTRARLAKGEVPPFQDNVPDLVKRLRDQGLSHVLVPTVAPVGSGVRMSVVIYLARDGTIVKTITRHGQLDAMGTLARAVAAQVRTWLGEPSPVLREVAPAFQPSPEALEYYSQARVYSERPDKPGSLAQARRLLEQVVAMQPAYAEAYAELARVLLMQYSVTPAPELVIRAQDALVEAQRQGGDLEDVLLGHALVKQVTGRPDEAVPYLHRVLDQAPDNDRALRLLGRIDVTRGRTEAGLDLLRRAVRVRPSFNNYRALGTALHGEGRYDEALVAFERLAVLQPDNPWSHQMIGTTYQLMGKDDLALAAYERSLNVRRTAYSLTNFATILYGRGDLQQAERYYAEAVALEPENPLLHRNLGDAQLQRGRRDAAHETYGKALAAADALLKVNAADTVAMGNASYAAARRGECDVALAYAERLAVIAPTLVRALTNRANANALCGRHAASAAILKALKTRGRAPSAVLEKDVWKAVEGLPEYQGLEGL
- a CDS encoding esterase family protein, with the translated sequence MERQYHQWFSPRLGFDMGLVSYGHYGTPLLAFPTSGGDEWEMEGQGMIRTLSPYIEQGRIKVFGVRSVSDASFYNRGAHPFHRSWMQKQYDEYIRWEVVPFIHDHCKGIPPIAVMGASLGAYHAANSAFKHPDTFKWCFAMSGVYDMRRFMDGMYDDNFYFNNPMDYLGATTDPWFYQQIATSQVHLATGSGAWEKPEETYRFAALLRHRNIPHHLDDWGPQGGHDWPYWHHMMWEYIGRTF
- a CDS encoding circularly permuted type 2 ATP-grasp protein, with the protein product MPDPIQTWMSLLGQGGELTEAYWDAHAQHMRDARLMFGDRLSCPFLRPLFMDAHGEARQRAACEVIALVAERIIREAMKDEALLGAFGLSDAERAMVAIDPGYAYASTASRLDSFLLPHSLMFAEYNAESPAGFGYTETLAAVFEQLPIMDRFREHFDAQPYLMMDTMLEALIASYRDWGGTAPAPRIVITDFRGVPTWSEFEILAHRFTACGVPTLIADPRDLELVNGRLVVYGQAVDLVYRRALVNDLVARPDDTRVLVQAYRDRLACVANTFRCKIPHKKSFFAVLTDEAHAARFSADEHAVIRAHVPWTRVVAERRTRNSGGDDVDLAAFIRDQRDRLVLKPTDDFGGHGVTLGWETDEAAWDTTLRAALAAPGGSWIVQERIPIRREPFPMVENNPHRVTNRDMLVDCAPYIFRGKVCGFLTRLSASGLANVTSGGGQVPAFRVAARP
- a CDS encoding ATP-grasp domain-containing protein; this encodes MKIGLLVGREYSFPPAFIDKVNQLGQAHGITAEYVTLSGSPMDEPQRYKVIVDRISHEVEYYRGFLKLAVLSGTYVINNPFWWTADDKFFNYALMARLGVAIPRTVLLPQKAYPQDVDIQPASLRNMGYPLDWDGLLDYTGRPAILKPFSGGGWKHVYKVHTREELLAAYDGTAPYCMTLQQFVHFDKYVRCFTFGKHDILPVVYDPHARQYLIQHDYLSAEVGARVVKDAQTINEALGYEMNTIEFGIENDVPYAIDFLNPAPDFERDRITPFYFEMVVDKMARLCIDRALNGHQSNMFPKWEQMLGLGSASGFVGSPVP
- a CDS encoding FAD-binding oxidoreductase, producing the protein MSIAARAPRGALSPDLFDVSPESIAAHLEDAAHYPGGHADAVARPRTETDVAAVLADGRSVLAVGAQSSLTGGATPSGAIVLSTARLTAIETPVDGLVKVGAGVVLATLLEDLSRHGVDFPPVPTFLGATVGGIVATNAAGAATFKYGTTREWIDGLTVVFAGGDVIDIRRGDHILDDSWTFVIDGPAGSRVVPVPTYVMPDVVKRSAGYHAAPGMDLVDLFIGAEGTLGIITAAVLRLQAARAGLCYALVPLVDEPRALALVAELRDASRETWRSGDAAGIDVAAIEHMDGRSLQILAEDGADRKYEVTWPASAGLLLLIQLELPLLTQEQAYEQISAALDEDAPDTPLARFCRVLDRHGVLDDTELALPGDRRRAEQLLGVREAVPAGVNARVGRAKRDIDARIAKTAADMVVPFEQFGEMMDIYRAGFARRGLDVATWGHVSDGNVHPNVLPRSYEDVEAGKAAILEFGVEVARLGGCPLAEHGVGRHPVKQALLRQLYGETGIDQMRAVKRALDPQGQLAPGVLFS
- a CDS encoding M2 family metallopeptidase, with protein sequence MRNRRLLVASSAVVAGLGLAAACSRVSAPGNSAATSASDPVGFVAKANATLLEQAGTLARAQWVAANFITEDTEQISAAATADYVATSMRLAKQAASYGTTGGGNADVARQLLLLKLAASPLPAPADDALQKELTRIVAGMEAAYGRGRYCPPGKECQTIDDLSRLMASNRDPKVLLDAWEGWHAIGTPLKQPYERFAQLGNQGAKELGFADLGAFWRAGYDMPPDDFAKEVDRLWAQVKPLYDQLHAHVRRRLAAKYGTDVVPLDGPIPGHLLGNMWAQQWGNIYDLVGPPGRAPGYDLAGLLKAKKTDAIGMVKYGEGFFTSLGFASLPETFWKRSLIVRPRDRDVVCHASAWDVDNVDDLRIKMCIEINAEDFVTVHHELGHNFYQRAYNQQPFLYRTGANDGFHEAIGDAVALSITPQYLVKIGLLPTAPKAQDDVEFLLRMALDKVAFLPFGLLVDQWRWKVFSGEIPPAQYNAAWWALREKYQGVAAPGPRPADAFDAGAKYHVPANTPYTRYFLAHILQFQMHRAMCKAAGHTGPLHTCSIYGNRAVGARLQKMLAMGASKPWPEALEALTGEKQMDATAILEYFEPLRAWLEAEAKKGEGTGKK